The bacterium genome has a window encoding:
- a CDS encoding acyl-CoA dehydrogenase, which translates to MAFPQWTEEHGAFRASVRRFAEQEIRPYAEKWQAEGYFPDDLFRKAGEVGLLGIRFDPKWGGSGLDYWYTAILVEELVRGRDIGCVVGLLVQCEMATAVMHDHGSDEIRQEWLVPAIKGERIAALGVSEPGGGSDVASLQTTATLDGDDYVINGSKIFISNGARADFVTLAVRTGGPGVDGVSLVVCPTDAKGFQVSRRLKKVDLHSSDTAELFFDDMRIPRRYLIGEEGRGFRYIMGAFQGERLVLSVMMNALCDDVLAETLGYLAERKVFGRSVASMQVWRHRMADWMTRLEASRALTYRAAEQLATGDRDGDLSVSMSKLFAADMIRGLILDCAHAFGGYGFMEENYVARCSRGVQNWGIGAGTSDVMREIIAKRRMPAESQ; encoded by the coding sequence ATGGCATTCCCCCAATGGACCGAAGAGCACGGAGCTTTTCGCGCGAGCGTACGCCGCTTTGCCGAGCAGGAGATCCGGCCCTACGCCGAAAAGTGGCAGGCCGAGGGTTACTTCCCGGACGACTTGTTCCGCAAGGCGGGAGAGGTCGGTCTGCTGGGAATTCGCTTCGATCCAAAGTGGGGTGGGAGCGGGCTCGACTACTGGTACACCGCGATTCTCGTCGAAGAACTCGTGCGCGGCCGCGATATCGGCTGTGTGGTCGGCCTGCTCGTGCAATGCGAGATGGCGACGGCCGTGATGCACGACCACGGCAGCGATGAGATCCGACAGGAGTGGCTGGTTCCCGCGATCAAGGGTGAGCGCATCGCTGCTCTCGGCGTGTCAGAACCCGGCGGAGGTTCTGATGTCGCCTCGCTTCAGACCACGGCGACGCTCGATGGGGATGATTATGTGATCAATGGTTCGAAGATCTTCATTTCCAATGGCGCTCGCGCGGATTTCGTGACACTCGCCGTGCGCACGGGCGGGCCCGGAGTCGATGGCGTCAGCCTCGTGGTCTGTCCCACCGACGCCAAGGGTTTTCAGGTGAGCCGACGCTTGAAGAAGGTCGATCTCCACTCGAGCGACACTGCAGAGCTCTTCTTCGACGACATGAGGATCCCACGGCGTTACCTGATCGGCGAAGAGGGCCGCGGCTTCCGCTACATCATGGGTGCTTTTCAGGGTGAGCGTCTGGTGCTCTCGGTGATGATGAACGCGCTGTGTGACGATGTATTGGCTGAGACGCTCGGCTATCTGGCTGAGCGTAAGGTCTTCGGTCGCTCCGTCGCCTCCATGCAGGTCTGGCGACACCGGATGGCAGACTGGATGACCCGATTGGAGGCTTCGCGGGCGCTCACCTATCGTGCGGCCGAGCAACTCGCGACGGGGGATCGCGATGGCGACCTGTCGGTCAGCATGTCGAAGCTATTTGCGGCCGATATGATTCGCGGACTGATTCTCGACTGCGCGCACGCTTTTGGCGGTTACGGTTTCATGGAAGAGAACTACGTAGCCCGCTGTTCGCGCGGGGTGCAGAACTGGGGGATCGGCGCGGGTACCAGCGACGTCATGCGCGAGATCATTGCGAAGCGACGCATGCCTGCGGAATCTCAATGA
- a CDS encoding thiolase family protein, giving the protein MTRRAVISGVGHTDFGKLEGRSPWHLEAEAAAAAVADAGLQPSDVDGLLTDPGPSQGILDGITPHFLRMGAQLGLDPDYAGSEILGGAGSVAIVERAALAVEAGLCDVCLCIYGDSPLSSPGSFDYARGDESAFGFFGAAGLHALATRRHMHRFGTRFEHLGEVAVAARAHGARTPHAQKRKPISMDDYLASGQLVEPLRKLDCCLVSDGAAAVLVTTAERARDLRTPAVRILGHAQAHSLSTYATPEHFDRLPAARCGPRALGAAGLGAKDIDVALLYDCFTIVVLLQLEDYGFCKQGESGPFVEGGRIGPAGSLPVNPSGGLLAEGYGSGMLHVIEAVRQLRGETGDRQVAGAETALVSGHGLGMNTHATLVLGS; this is encoded by the coding sequence ATGACCCGTCGCGCCGTCATCTCAGGTGTCGGTCACACCGACTTCGGAAAACTCGAAGGGCGCAGTCCGTGGCATCTGGAAGCGGAAGCTGCTGCGGCAGCGGTAGCGGATGCCGGACTTCAGCCTTCGGATGTGGATGGTCTGCTCACCGATCCCGGTCCCTCGCAGGGGATCCTCGACGGCATTACTCCCCACTTCCTGCGGATGGGCGCACAACTGGGCCTGGATCCCGACTACGCGGGATCGGAGATCCTGGGTGGGGCCGGAAGCGTCGCGATCGTGGAGCGCGCCGCACTCGCCGTCGAGGCGGGGTTATGCGATGTGTGTTTGTGCATCTATGGCGACAGTCCTCTTTCGAGTCCGGGTTCATTCGACTACGCGCGTGGCGATGAATCGGCTTTCGGCTTTTTCGGCGCCGCCGGCCTGCACGCATTGGCCACTCGACGTCATATGCACCGCTTCGGTACGCGCTTCGAGCACCTCGGAGAAGTCGCCGTAGCAGCGAGAGCCCACGGAGCGCGCACGCCACACGCACAGAAGCGCAAGCCGATCTCGATGGACGACTATCTGGCCTCGGGACAACTGGTCGAACCGCTGCGCAAGCTCGATTGTTGTCTGGTTTCAGACGGAGCTGCGGCAGTGCTGGTCACGACCGCGGAGCGAGCCAGAGATCTGCGCACTCCCGCCGTCCGCATCCTCGGTCACGCCCAGGCTCACAGTCTGTCCACCTATGCAACGCCGGAACACTTCGACCGACTGCCCGCTGCGCGTTGTGGTCCCCGGGCACTTGGCGCCGCGGGGCTCGGCGCCAAAGACATCGATGTGGCACTTCTGTACGACTGTTTCACGATCGTCGTCCTGCTTCAGTTGGAGGACTACGGTTTCTGCAAGCAGGGGGAATCGGGACCCTTCGTCGAAGGCGGGCGCATCGGCCCGGCTGGCAGCCTGCCGGTGAATCCCAGCGGCGGACTTCTGGCGGAGGGCTACGGCAGCGGCATGCTGCACGTGATCGAAGCCGTACGTCAGTTGCGCGGCGAAACGGGTGATCGTCAGGTGGCCGGCGCCGAGACCGCGCTCGTATCGGGTCACGGTCTCGGCATGAATACCCACGCCACCCTGGTCCTCGGGAGCTGA
- a CDS encoding Zn-ribbon domain-containing OB-fold protein yields the protein MSDPRPPQPQPDALTKAYWEACRRGSLEVSACEDCGHLFLPPGPCCPQCWSMQLGVRPVSGRGHVFSFTIYRRTYHPGMPEPYVVALVQLDEGPRLISNIVGCEPEEVSVDMPVRVRFEDVGDFKLPRFERAVDGGGTS from the coding sequence TTGTCCGACCCTCGACCTCCCCAGCCGCAGCCCGACGCTCTGACGAAGGCCTACTGGGAGGCGTGTCGCCGGGGTTCACTGGAAGTCTCGGCCTGCGAAGACTGCGGACATCTCTTTCTGCCACCCGGCCCCTGCTGTCCGCAGTGCTGGTCGATGCAACTCGGCGTTCGACCGGTCTCGGGTCGGGGACACGTGTTCAGCTTTACCATCTATCGCCGGACCTACCATCCGGGAATGCCAGAACCCTATGTGGTCGCGCTCGTGCAACTCGACGAGGGGCCGCGCCTCATCTCGAATATCGTGGGTTGCGAGCCGGAAGAAGTCAGTGTCGATATGCCGGTTCGGGTTCGCTTCGAAGATGTGGGAGACTTCAAGCTGCCGCGCTTCGAAAGGGCGGTCGACGGCGGAGGAACTTCATGA
- a CDS encoding enoyl-CoA hydratase/isomerase family protein, with product MSIRFEIEGAVALLTIDRPKVHNALDFETSDGLVDAWMRFRDDDALRVAILTGAGERAFCAGADLRGVGDFYKTLTSTQRLRRSEQVPGLGGITKNLAIDKPIIAAVNGHCLAGGLEIALACDLRIASENASFGLPEVTRGIIPGAGGTQRLPRLVGPERALDLILTGRRIDAGEAERMGLVSRVVALENLQEEALATANAIATNGPLAVRAAKAAVWRGLETSLEEGLRLEQLLAEPVRQSEDAQEGPRAFLEKRKPVFKGR from the coding sequence ATGAGTATCCGTTTTGAAATTGAGGGAGCCGTTGCGCTTCTGACGATCGACCGACCCAAAGTGCACAACGCACTGGACTTCGAGACGAGCGATGGGCTGGTGGACGCGTGGATGCGCTTCCGCGACGACGACGCCCTGCGGGTTGCGATCCTGACCGGCGCGGGCGAACGGGCTTTCTGTGCCGGTGCAGACCTCCGCGGTGTCGGCGATTTCTACAAGACACTTACTTCGACGCAACGCCTCCGCCGCTCCGAACAGGTCCCGGGTCTCGGTGGAATCACGAAGAACCTCGCGATCGACAAACCGATCATCGCTGCGGTCAATGGGCACTGTCTGGCCGGCGGACTCGAGATCGCGCTGGCCTGCGATCTGCGCATCGCCTCTGAGAACGCGAGCTTCGGTTTGCCAGAAGTGACCCGTGGCATCATCCCCGGTGCCGGCGGTACCCAGCGGCTTCCCCGACTCGTCGGCCCCGAACGCGCACTCGATCTGATCTTGACGGGTCGGCGCATCGATGCGGGCGAAGCAGAGCGCATGGGTCTGGTCTCGCGTGTGGTTGCACTCGAGAATCTGCAAGAAGAGGCGCTGGCCACGGCGAATGCGATCGCGACGAACGGTCCGCTGGCCGTGCGGGCCGCCAAGGCTGCCGTCTGGCGCGGCCTCGAGACTTCGCTGGAGGAAGGCCTGCGCCTGGAGCAGTTGCTGGCCGAACCCGTGCGCCAGAGTGAAGACGCGCAGGAGGGCCCGCGCGCATTCCTCGAGAAACGCAAACCCGTGTTCAAGGGGAGATAG